CTACCGAGCTTTATGGAAGACTGCCAGACTAAATCGGTAGTGTTTTTAATTGCAAATTTCTTGACAGCGTGGCAGAGGTTTTTGTATAGAGGATATAGTGTGTATTCTTTATAAAAAAGCTTCAGAAAAGGCGGGAAAGAACTATGTCAGAAAAAACGTTAGGTTTTGACACCCTTGCACTTCATGCCGGCCAGACTGTAGATCCGACCACCCTGTCCCGTGCCGTGCCGATCTACCAAACCTCCTCCTATGTCTTCAAGAGTTCGGAGCACGCCGCCAACCTCTTTGGCTTGAAAGAGTTCGGCAACATTTACACCCGCTTGATGAATCCGACCACCGACGTGCTGGAGAAGAGGGTAGCCGAACTGGATGGCGGTGTCGCCGCCCTTGCCGTGGCATCCGGCCAGGCTGCAACTACCTATGCAATTCTCAATATCGCAAGTGCCGGCCAGAACATTATCTCCACGAGCTACCTGTACGGCGGTACCTATAACCTGTTCCATTACACCCTGCCGAAGCTCGGCATCACGGTGAAGTTTGTCGATTCCTCCGACCCTGAGAACATCCGCAAGGCTATCGACGAGAACACCCGCCTCGTGTATAGCGAGGCCATCGGCAATCCAAAGAACAATGTCGACGATTTCGAGGCGATCGCCAAAGTTGCCCATGACGCCGGCATTCCCTATATCGTCGATAACACTGCGGCCACCCCGTTCGTGTTCCAGCCGCTGAAGCACGGCGCTGACATCGTGGTCTACTCCCTCACCAAGTTCCTTGGCGGGCATGGCACGAGCATTGGCGGTTGCGTCGTCGACGGCGGCACCTTCCCCTGGAACAACGGCAAGTTCCCCGAGTTCACCGAGCCCGACCCGTCCTATCACGGTCTCAAATTTTGGGATGCGTTGGGCAATATCTCTTACATCATCAAGATGAGGGTGGAACTGCTGCGTGACATGGGTGCCTGCCTCTCTCCGTTTAACGCCTTCCAGATTCTGCAGGGGATCGAGACCCTGCATGTCAGGATGCAGCGCCACGTGGAGAATGCGCAGAAGGTTGCCGAGTGGTTGGAGGAGAACCCGTTGGTGACCTGGGTGAACTATCCCGGTCTGCCGAGCCA
This sequence is a window from Geomonas agri. Protein-coding genes within it:
- a CDS encoding O-acetylhomoserine aminocarboxypropyltransferase/cysteine synthase family protein, yielding MSEKTLGFDTLALHAGQTVDPTTLSRAVPIYQTSSYVFKSSEHAANLFGLKEFGNIYTRLMNPTTDVLEKRVAELDGGVAALAVASGQAATTYAILNIASAGQNIISTSYLYGGTYNLFHYTLPKLGITVKFVDSSDPENIRKAIDENTRLVYSEAIGNPKNNVDDFEAIAKVAHDAGIPYIVDNTAATPFVFQPLKHGADIVVYSLTKFLGGHGTSIGGCVVDGGTFPWNNGKFPEFTEPDPSYHGLKFWDALGNISYIIKMRVELLRDMGACLSPFNAFQILQGIETLHVRMQRHVENAQKVAEWLEENPLVTWVNYPGLPSHKDHGNAKKYLNGAGAIIGFGIKGGLEAGRKFIDNVKLLSHLANIGDAKSLVIHPASTTHQQLSSAEQLETGVSPDFIRLSVGIEDVKDIIADIEQALNAAQA